Below is a genomic region from Pan troglodytes isolate AG18354 chromosome X, NHGRI_mPanTro3-v2.0_pri, whole genome shotgun sequence.
TGTTGGGAGAACGCTGAAGTTTAGGTTTGATAATTTATGATGCTgcctatttttatgtttgtaattATAATGtgtaaaatacaattaaaatgtaGGATTGAAGAATTATATAATCAAAAGGgaccatttatttttaatgtaaagcaATGTTGCATGGAAAATAAGTATTAATGTATTTGCtactaattttatttactttttttactcACTGTTGGTTTATGCTGTGTTTGTGTGATTTCAGAAGCGATCTGGATATAAAAAGCATTCTTACCGGCTTGTTAAAAAGCTTAAActccagaaaatgaagaaaaatgaggtTTACGAGACATTCTCCTACCCTCAAAGTTACAGCCCCACTTTACCAGTGTCAAGGCGTGAGAATAATTCCCCGAGCAACCTTCCAAGGCCACCCTTTTGCATGGAAGAATACCAGCGAGCTGAGCCGGAGGAGGACCCGATCCTCAGCCGCACTCCGAGTCCAGTGCATCCCTCAGATTTCTGTGAGCATAATTATCAGTCGTATTATGCATCTGATGGTGCAATGTATGGTTCTTCTTCAGGGCTCTGCCTTGGCAACCCTCGGGCTGACAGCATCCACAACACTTACTCAACTGACCATGCTTCTGCAGTATCACCTTCAGGTATGCTGGCCCAGGGAGAGCCCAATTTGGTACATGCCCCTGAGATGACGAGTTACTCAGCTTTGATGGAGAATAGGTATACTGGATCATCTCTCTGCTTCCCTTCTGGTTTTGGTGAGTTTGAAATGCCATATTTACAAGTAGCACTATTTGACCTATATTTATCAACATCCTTGATGCAAACTAGTGGAAGCTGTTCGTTTCCTATTTTGAGGGCTGGTTTTAGGTGATATTCAGAATGatgactaacatttattgaatgcatattatgtgcaaggcactgtgccAATCAACTGACATGCCTCTTCTCCACTTATACTCATAATGACCCCATGGTTTTGGCACATTTATTATGCCATCCCCACGATCACAGAGCTGCTGAGTAGCACTTCTAGAACTCTGCCCCATTGTGCTTTTCCaaatcttctatttttatttacccTTTCCCTAGATAAATAAAAAACACTCCTGATATGGCAAGAGCCCAGATGGTAGGGAAGAAAGGGTATGTTTTTGGctaattcacacacacaaaaagatcaAATTGTGTTGATGGTCCTGGTTGGAGAAACAAATTTTCCTAACTAATTACAAAACCCACTTTAGTCATCACACACTAATTTTAGGGAGTCTAACACTGTGGGTGAGTAAAAGGATACTTGTCAGTACACAAAGAAATTTCAACACAACTTAGTGTAGAGCATAGCTAAAACTTTCTGAAGTATGAGCAGTTAAACTGTCTCATAtctcagttattttttaaacatataaaccTTTGACCAAAATCTCTATTACTATGCAATTAAACATGAAAgaggaattaaataaaatgttagttACTTCTGACCTAGTTCAGCAGAAAATAATCTTGTTTTCTTCAAAATGCACATTAGCACTTAAGCCACGAGAGACAGGAATCTAAAAAGTAAAGCGATACTAAAAATAACCTTATTGAATACGTGGGGAAGATTTGATAAAAGTACTAATTTGGTTCTTAAAGATAATGGGGTTGTTATTGAGATTCATTGATTAAAAGGAACAAATTTAAGCAATTATAAAACTGTAAATTTGGAGAATTTCCATTATATTTTGCTAGTAAAATTAACCTAATCTAGATAGATTAAGAGAGAAATTCCTTGAAATACTTGAAGAGAGTCATAGGTTAGGTTAGATTAACCTAATTTTACCCAAGTGACAGATCTTTTGCCACATTTGCCTGTGGCCAAAGAAGACTTGCTTTACTTAGTCTGTTTTGTGATCTTTGAAACTTTAATGTAACTTCTGAACCAGCTTTTGCTATTTAGGGGAGGTCAGATGGGACACTCTTGTGTAGGCATCCCCACATCATCTTTATGTAGGCTTTCACTAGATTTTACAGTTGGAGTCTTGACTCCTTGCTAGGAACATCACAGAAGGTTCCAACAAAGAGAGCATTCCTCCCTACCTAACATCTCTTCTTTCAGGATAATGATCAGGTCGAGtgtgatttgtcttttttttcttttcccccactCCATTGAAGTTACAAGGTCACCAGTTGGAAATGACGGTTGCATAGCGGAAGGAAACATCACTAAGCACCCTTCAACCTGGTCGGTGGAAGCAGTGGTCCTATTTCTAAAACAAACAGATCCTGTTGCATTATGCCCTCTTGTCGACCTCTTCAGAAGCCATGTAATGTATCTTTTGATCCTGTTTTCCTGCTGTAATGCCTTTGAATGACCTCTGTGCAGGTCTTTCAGTTGGATACTGTGTGAATGGTGGGAGAACCCTATTAGCTGATTTTTCCATATATGAGAAAGCTTATTTTGCCCAAGGTTAGCCTTAAATGGTAGGCTAATGGTCTGTTCTTTAAGTGGGTGTAGAAGTGCCTAAAATACAAACTGCCTCAGCTTCTTAAGACATGATGAGTCAGCCTGGCCACTCAGGTGTACCTCCCCTTTGTAATGACAGATACAAAGATCCTCCCCCTATCTGCTCCCAGCTGGGCACCAGGACCACGAGGAGGAGGGGGTAACCACAAGCTATAACAGGGTGGCCTTCGTTTTATATAACCAGTGATTCAACAACTGATTCCATTTGCCTCGATTATTGATGATTTGTAATGCTAATACCCTCTTGCTATTATCAGACCATTTACAAAGTAATATCCTAGGCCGAAGTTTTGTAAGTTCTAGTTTCTTTAATTTTGAGTTTTACTTAGTAGAAAAAGTATAGAAGGTGCCAAACAAAGGTTGTACTATAAGGGATTTCAGACCTTTTCAGATAgtgttaaatgagtaaataaaattttattttttaactggaaCATATAAAACCAAATCATATGCTTCAGCAGCATAAGTTGATCAATTAAGATAAGGAATTTTAGGAGAATGCTTTGTgactatgttttatttattcagatattttcACGGTGTGTCCTAACAAAATTAGTAGCCACATATCTGATTTTTAATATAGTAAGAAAATTGGTGATTAGTTTTAGCATCTAATTAGTTTCAGACAACTAATTGGCATTCATCATAAAGACAACATTGTATAGACATTTACAGTTTGCACTGATGTTGACGTACTCATCTTCCCAGCCCTTCTCAGAAAGTTAATGAACATCTGAAATTCATTTTTACTATTCATAGTCTTTACTATTTTGTCATGGACGTGTAGTATTTTATTCaacatacagtatatatttaaaattaagtttgacacagtttattttttaagatattatgttaaatttcctttttctcagAACTTGAAATGAGTTTATACATTACCAAACGGTGCTTCACTGtacaagttatatttttaatagttttcataAAGTAGATGCATATTCAGAGAATATACATCTGCATTGAGCTGCTCTCTAGTTTGCTTTACATGTTCTCATAAAGAACTAACCATTCTGATGAAAATATGGAaacattattaattattgttaagTTTCTTCTCTCCATAGGAAGTTGACGGGAAGGCTCTGCTCCTACTCA
It encodes:
- the SCML1 gene encoding sex comb on midleg-like protein 1 (The RefSeq protein has 1 substitution compared to this genomic sequence), which encodes MMSDSSSEIDVVKTRIPTYDEDDNTILYAYETKPEFVNKEPNIVSDASCNTEEQLRTVNDVLLHCQVIYDALQNLDKKTDVIRRKVSKIQRFYARSLWTNRKRSGYKKHSYRPVKKLKLQKMKKNEVYETFSYPQSYSPTLPVSRRENNSPSNLPRPPFCMEEYQRAEPEEDPILSRTPSPVHPSDFCEHNYQSYYASDGAMYGSSSGLCLGNPRADSIHNTYSTDHASAVSPSVTRSPVGNDGCIAEGNITKHPSTWSVEAVVLFLKQTDPVALCPLVDLFRSHEVDGKALLLLTSDVLLKHFGVKLGTAVKLCYYIDRLKQGKCFEN
- the SCML1 gene encoding sex comb on midleg-like protein 1 isoform X8, with the protein product MMSDSSSEIDVEPNIVSDASCNTEEQLRTVNDVLLHCQVIYDALQNLDKKTDVIRRKVSKIQRFYARSLWTNRKRSGYKKHSYRLVKKLKLQKMKKNEVYETFSYPQSYSPTLPVSRRENNSPSNLPRPPFCMEEYQRAEPEEDPILSRTPSPVHPSDFLSPSGMLAQGEPNLVHAPEMTSYSALMENRYTGSSLCFPSGFVTRSPVGNDGCIAEGNITKHPSTWSVEAVVLFLKQTDPVALCPLVDLFRSHEVDGKALLLLTSDVLLKHFGVKLGTAVKLCYYIDRLKQGKCFEN
- the SCML1 gene encoding sex comb on midleg-like protein 1 isoform X4 — translated: MMSDSSSEIDVVKTRIPTYDEDDNTILYAYETKPEFVNKQEPNIVSDASCNTEEQLRTVNDVLLHCQVIYDALQNLDKKTDVIRRKVSKIQRFYARSLWTNRKRSGYKKHSYRLVKKLKLQKMKKNEVYETFSYPQSYSPTLPVSRRENNSPSNLPRPPFCMEEYQRAEPEEDPILSRTPSPVHPSDFCEHNYQSYYASDGAMYGSSSGLCLGNPRADSIHNTYSTDHASAVSPSVTRSPVGNDGCIAEGNITKHPSTWSVEAVVLFLKQTDPVALCPLVDLFRSHEVDGKALLLLTSDVLLKHFGVKLGTAVKLCYYIDRLKQGKCFEN
- the SCML1 gene encoding sex comb on midleg-like protein 1 isoform X1 → MMSDSSSEIDVVKTRIPTYDEDDNTILYAYETKPEFVNKQEPNIVSDASCNTEEQLRTVNDVLLHCQVIYDALQNLDKKTDVIRRKVSKIQRFYARSLWTNRKRSGYKKHSYRLVKKLKLQKMKKNEVYETFSYPQSYSPTLPVSRRENNSPSNLPRPPFCMEEYQRAEPEEDPILSRTPSPVHPSDFCEHNYQSYYASDGAMYGSSSGLCLGNPRADSIHNTYSTDHASAVSPSGMLAQGEPNLVHAPEMTSYSALMENRYTGSSLCFPSGFVTRSPVGNDGCIAEGNITKHPSTWSVEAVVLFLKQTDPVALCPLVDLFRSHEVDGKALLLLTSDVLLKHFGVKLGTAVKLCYYIDRLKQGKCFEN
- the SCML1 gene encoding sex comb on midleg-like protein 1 isoform X6, which translates into the protein MMSDSSSEIDVVKTRIPTYDEDDNTILYAYETKPEFVNKQEPNIVSDASCNTEEQLRTVNDVLLHCQVIYDALQNLDKKTDVIRRKVSKIQRFYARSLWTNRKRSGYKKHSYRLVKKLKLQKMKKNEVYETFSYPQSYSPTLPVSRRENNSPSNLPRPPFCMEEYQRAEPEEDPILSRTPSPVHPSDFLSPSGMLAQGEPNLVHAPEMTSYSALMENRYTGSSLCFPSGFVTRSPVGNDGCIAEGNITKHPSTWSVEAVVLFLKQTDPVALCPLVDLFRSHEVDGKALLLLTSDVLLKHFGVKLGTAVKLCYYIDRLKQGKCFEN
- the SCML1 gene encoding sex comb on midleg-like protein 1 isoform X2; the encoded protein is MMSDSSSEIDVVKTRIPTYDEDDNTILYAYETKPEFVNKEPNIVSDASCNTEEQLRTVNDVLLHCQVIYDALQNLDKKTDVIRRKVSKIQRFYARSLWTNRKRSGYKKHSYRLVKKLKLQKMKKNEVYETFSYPQSYSPTLPVSRRENNSPSNLPRPPFCMEEYQRAEPEEDPILSRTPSPVHPSDFCEHNYQSYYASDGAMYGSSSGLCLGNPRADSIHNTYSTDHASAVSPSGMLAQGEPNLVHAPEMTSYSALMENRYTGSSLCFPSGFVTRSPVGNDGCIAEGNITKHPSTWSVEAVVLFLKQTDPVALCPLVDLFRSHEVDGKALLLLTSDVLLKHFGVKLGTAVKLCYYIDRLKQGKCFEN
- the SCML1 gene encoding sex comb on midleg-like protein 1 isoform X3; amino-acid sequence: MMSDSSSEIDVEPNIVSDASCNTEEQLRTVNDVLLHCQVIYDALQNLDKKTDVIRRKVSKIQRFYARSLWTNRKRSGYKKHSYRLVKKLKLQKMKKNEVYETFSYPQSYSPTLPVSRRENNSPSNLPRPPFCMEEYQRAEPEEDPILSRTPSPVHPSDFCEHNYQSYYASDGAMYGSSSGLCLGNPRADSIHNTYSTDHASAVSPSGMLAQGEPNLVHAPEMTSYSALMENRYTGSSLCFPSGFVTRSPVGNDGCIAEGNITKHPSTWSVEAVVLFLKQTDPVALCPLVDLFRSHEVDGKALLLLTSDVLLKHFGVKLGTAVKLCYYIDRLKQGKCFEN
- the SCML1 gene encoding sex comb on midleg-like protein 1 isoform X5, which produces MMSDSSSEIDVVKTRIPTYDEDDNTILYAYETKPEFVNKEPNIVSDASCNTEEQLRTVNDVLLHCQVIYDALQNLDKKTDVIRRKVSKIQRFYARSLWTNRKRSGYKKHSYRLVKKLKLQKMKKNEVYETFSYPQSYSPTLPVSRRENNSPSNLPRPPFCMEEYQRAEPEEDPILSRTPSPVHPSDFCEHNYQSYYASDGAMYGSSSGLCLGNPRADSIHNTYSTDHASAVSPSVTRSPVGNDGCIAEGNITKHPSTWSVEAVVLFLKQTDPVALCPLVDLFRSHEVDGKALLLLTSDVLLKHFGVKLGTAVKLCYYIDRLKQGKCFEN
- the SCML1 gene encoding sex comb on midleg-like protein 1 isoform X7; its protein translation is MMSDSSSEIDVVKTRIPTYDEDDNTILYAYETKPEFVNKEPNIVSDASCNTEEQLRTVNDVLLHCQVIYDALQNLDKKTDVIRRKVSKIQRFYARSLWTNRKRSGYKKHSYRLVKKLKLQKMKKNEVYETFSYPQSYSPTLPVSRRENNSPSNLPRPPFCMEEYQRAEPEEDPILSRTPSPVHPSDFLSPSGMLAQGEPNLVHAPEMTSYSALMENRYTGSSLCFPSGFVTRSPVGNDGCIAEGNITKHPSTWSVEAVVLFLKQTDPVALCPLVDLFRSHEVDGKALLLLTSDVLLKHFGVKLGTAVKLCYYIDRLKQGKCFEN
- the SCML1 gene encoding sex comb on midleg-like protein 1 isoform X9, whose product is MKKNEVYETFSYPQSYSPTLPVSRRENNSPSNLPRPPFCMEEYQRAEPEEDPILSRTPSPVHPSDFCEHNYQSYYASDGAMYGSSSGLCLGNPRADSIHNTYSTDHASAVSPSVTRSPVGNDGCIAEGNITKHPSTWSVEAVVLFLKQTDPVALCPLVDLFRSHEVDGKALLLLTSDVLLKHFGVKLGTAVKLCYYIDRLKQGKCFEN